The Natronosporangium hydrolyticum nucleotide sequence CAAGACTCACTCACCTCCTGTGGGCTCAGCGGCCACGGTCCGTCCGTGGCAGGAGGGTCATGCGTGCGGCCTGGTGATTACACCAGGCCGCGTGCCATCGTAGCGCGCGGATGATGACCGCGGGGCGCCGGATCCACTTCTTTTGGGTGGGACCTGGGGAGGAACGACCACACCGACGAGGATGGACCTCTGGCGCCCCGCGGGGCTTATATGTATTTTATCGCCTTAGGCAGTCTATGCCCATTTTGCCGCGCTGACGCGCCGACTAACGAGCACCCGGGCCGCCCCCACCGACGCACCCACCAGGCAAATCGTCGCGACCAGCGCCAGCAACCCGATCAGCCCGTCGTCACCCCGGGTCCGCGAAGCCGGCGCCATGTCACCCGACTGGCCCGCATTCGGCGGATTAACCGTAGCCGCCTCCTCAAGCTCCGCGCCACCCTCGACGGCGGACGACCGGTCCGGCGCCGGCTCCGCGCCGCCGGGCTCGCTCATCGGGCCATCGGCCGGCGAGTCGAGCTGGCCGCCGCCGGGGTTACCGTCCGAATTCGCCGGCGGCGCGGCACCCGGCCCGTCCGGCGACGCCGCGGAGCCGCCACCGTTGGGCGAGTCGCCCCCGCCCTCGGCGGACCCGTTCTCGGCGGACCCGCTCTCAGGCGGGGCGACACCGTCCCCCGCACCAGCACCGGCCGACTCGGTCGGCGTGCCGATGCCACCCGGTGGGCCACTCGCCGGCGGCGGGCTAGCGGACGGCGGGCTGGCAGAGGGAGGACCGGCAGAGGGAGGGCCGGCAGAGGGCGTACCCTTCGGCACCACATCGACCGTGACCTCGCCGACCGGCTTGCCGATCAGGCAGCTGATCTGCATACTCACCGGCACTGTGCCCACCTCGGAGAAGGTCACATCCGCCGTACCACCGGCCGGCACCGAAGCCTCCGGCTGCTCACCCAACCAGACCGTGGCTCGCTGGCCGAGCTGGTTGCCGAACCGCAGCTGCGAGCCGGCGGTTACCTGGGCCGTGGCCACGTCCGGAGTCGAGATACCGCCGATCCCCAGCAGCCCGCAGCCGCCGGTGAAGGTGATAACCGGCGGCTGGTCAGCCACCGGCTCGGCTGCCCCGGTGGCGCCCGCCACCGAACTGGTCAGCAGCGGCGCCCCGACCAGGGCGGCGGCGGCAACGACAGCGAGGCCCCGGCGCGGCGCCCGGGCCGATGGCAATGGTGATGGCATCCTTCTCTCAGCCCCCCAGGGTCTGCGCTCCCGGCGCGCGGTCGGGCCGGAATGGAACGTCCTGGACTCATCCGGCACAACGAGATGCCACCCGCGCCGGTGACGCGGCGGCTCGATAGGGTTGGAGCCCATGCGCATCGGTGCCCATGTCGAGCGGGCCGACCCGCTCGCCGACGCGGCCGCCCGCCAAGCCGAGGTGGTCCAGTTCTTCCTGACCGACCCACAGGGTTGGGAGGACCCCAAACCGCGGGCCGACGCCGAGGCGCTGCGGACCGCCGAGGTCGACATCGTCATCCACGCGCCATACCGGATCAACGTGGCGACCCTCAACAACCGGGTCCGCATCCCCAGCCGCAAGCTGCTGCTCGCCCACGCCAACGGTGCCGCCGCCGTGAACGCCCTGGGGCTGGTGGTCCACGGCGGCCACGTCAACCAGGGCGACGACCTGGCAGCCGGGTTCGAAAACTGGCGGAAAACCTTCGCCTACGCCGCCGACCAGGGCGGGTTCCCGCTGCCGGTGCTGATCGAGAACACCGCTGGCGGCGACAACGCCTGCGCTCGCAGCCTCGACGCGCTGGCCCGGTTGTGGGATGTGGTGGGGCCGCTCGGGGCTGGCTTCTGCCTCGACACGTGCCACGCCCACGCGGGCGGCGAAGCCCTACTCGACCTGGTCGACCGGGTGAAGGCGATCACCGGCCGGATCGACCTGGTGCACGCCAACGGCTCCCGTGACCCGTTCGACTCGCGCCGCGACCGGCACGACAACCTGACCCAGGGCCAGCTCGATCCG carries:
- a CDS encoding deoxyribonuclease IV; its protein translation is MRIGAHVERADPLADAAARQAEVVQFFLTDPQGWEDPKPRADAEALRTAEVDIVIHAPYRINVATLNNRVRIPSRKLLLAHANGAAAVNALGLVVHGGHVNQGDDLAAGFENWRKTFAYAADQGGFPLPVLIENTAGGDNACARSLDALARLWDVVGPLGAGFCLDTCHAHAGGEALLDLVDRVKAITGRIDLVHANGSRDPFDSRRDRHDNLTQGQLDPELVVAVVRAAQAPVVVETPGGEAGQAADIAFLRTQLAG